In Syntrophorhabdaceae bacterium, one DNA window encodes the following:
- a CDS encoding Fur family transcriptional regulator — protein MNTKDSAVDKLRKEGLKVTPQRLAIIEVFAGKRDSHPGARSVHEEAKKKKKSLSLSTTYATLNELSRLGIVKTLQFDAMENRYEGNLEEHLNLICKRCGKIFDYKVSPVADRQQISKEKGFSVTDTRLEYYGYCRDCRAQARAHGDKCVEDKNG, from the coding sequence TTGAATACTAAAGACTCGGCGGTCGATAAGCTCAGGAAGGAGGGGCTCAAGGTTACGCCTCAGAGGCTCGCTATCATCGAGGTGTTTGCCGGAAAGCGTGATTCCCATCCTGGCGCCCGTTCCGTGCATGAGGAGGCGAAAAAGAAAAAGAAAAGTTTGAGCCTGTCCACAACCTATGCAACGCTTAACGAGCTCTCCCGACTGGGTATCGTCAAGACGCTGCAGTTTGATGCAATGGAGAACCGCTACGAAGGTAACCTTGAAGAACACCTCAATCTAATCTGTAAGCGTTGCGGTAAGATCTTTGACTACAAAGTGTCTCCTGTTGCCGACCGGCAGCAGATAAGCAAGGAAAAGGGCTTCTCGGTTACGGACACGAGGCTCGAGTATTACGGGTATTGCAGGGACTGCCGCGCACAGGCACGAGCGCACGGAGATAAGTGCGTCGAGGACAAGAATGGCTAA
- the plsY gene encoding glycerol-3-phosphate 1-O-acyltransferase PlsY yields the protein MLHILFVCCAYLIGSVPVGVLLARIKGKDPRKTGSGNIGATNVMRSAGKGLGIMTLFCDVLKGFLPVFIAIEQGDPHMFVALVGLAVFLGHIFPVFLKFKGGKGVATAAGVYLAIAPMTLLICFVLFVVVFLTWRYVSVGSLAGTGVMPIALFALKAPLAYCLLSVALGLCIYIKHKENIRRLFAGRENKISFSK from the coding sequence ATGCTTCACATCCTGTTTGTCTGCTGCGCTTACCTGATAGGCTCCGTGCCTGTGGGCGTGCTTCTTGCCCGAATCAAAGGCAAAGACCCTCGAAAGACAGGGAGCGGCAATATCGGGGCCACGAACGTCATGAGGTCGGCGGGCAAGGGGCTTGGGATCATGACGCTCTTTTGCGATGTGCTTAAAGGGTTTCTCCCCGTGTTCATAGCCATTGAGCAAGGCGACCCGCATATGTTCGTCGCCCTCGTGGGGCTTGCAGTTTTCCTGGGACACATATTTCCCGTTTTCTTGAAGTTCAAAGGAGGAAAGGGCGTTGCAACCGCTGCGGGTGTCTATCTCGCCATAGCGCCCATGACTCTGCTTATCTGTTTTGTCCTCTTCGTCGTGGTTTTTCTGACATGGCGGTATGTGTCGGTGGGATCACTCGCTGGTACGGGCGTCATGCCAATTGCGCTCTTTGCACTCAAGGCCCCTTTGGCGTATTGTCTCCTTTCTGTAGCGCTTGGCCTCTGTATTTACATAAAGCACAAAGAGAATATCAGGAGGCTTTTCGCGGGGAGAGAGAACAAAATCAGTTTCTCGAAATAG